A genomic segment from Polyangium mundeleinium encodes:
- a CDS encoding CPBP family intramembrane glutamic endopeptidase — MMAATTPVPASTAPWKPDLKIAALLGVVSALAVAALVPYLVQLMPDKFAKLPVPLPVLVVAQSMQAMVVIGLMSLAGLRMGRRVGLGAPLLQRWINREPLVIAPRPLQAILLGVAAALGVVALSAGIDPFLPPMLHPPAKSGAGESALNGFLASFYGGIVEELQLRLFLMTLMVWLVAVLRKARPSPRVYGIAISIAALLFGVGHLPAAHHVWGLDAVVVVRTVLLNSIAGLAFGWLYWKRGLEMALLAHFSADIVLHVLAPLIAKGA, encoded by the coding sequence ATGATGGCCGCCACGACCCCCGTGCCCGCTTCCACCGCCCCGTGGAAGCCCGACCTGAAGATCGCCGCGCTGCTCGGCGTGGTTTCGGCGCTGGCCGTGGCCGCGCTGGTCCCGTACCTGGTGCAGCTGATGCCGGACAAGTTCGCGAAGCTGCCGGTGCCGCTCCCGGTGTTGGTCGTCGCACAGTCGATGCAGGCGATGGTCGTGATCGGCCTGATGTCGCTGGCCGGGCTGCGCATGGGCCGTCGTGTCGGCCTCGGCGCGCCGCTGCTGCAACGCTGGATCAACCGTGAGCCGCTGGTCATCGCGCCGCGGCCGCTGCAGGCGATCCTGCTCGGCGTTGCCGCCGCGCTTGGGGTCGTCGCCCTGTCCGCGGGGATCGATCCGTTCCTGCCGCCGATGCTGCACCCGCCGGCGAAATCCGGTGCCGGAGAATCGGCGCTGAACGGTTTCCTCGCTTCCTTCTATGGCGGCATCGTCGAGGAACTGCAACTGCGCCTGTTCCTGATGACGCTGATGGTGTGGCTGGTCGCGGTGCTGCGCAAGGCCAGGCCGTCGCCGCGCGTCTACGGGATTGCGATATCCATTGCCGCGCTGCTGTTCGGCGTGGGCCACCTGCCCGCCGCGCACCATGTATGGGGGCTCGATGCGGTTGTCGTCGTACGCACCGTGCTGCTCAACTCCATCGCCGGACTGGCGTTCGGCTGGCTGTACTGGAAGCGCGGGCTGGAGATGGCGCTCCTCGCCCACTTCAGCGCCGACATCGTGTTGCACGTACTGGCTCCCCTGATCGCGAAAGGAGCCTGA
- a CDS encoding sigma-54 interaction domain-containing protein, with the protein MAFEPNLVEEPTFRSQLEEELRRTRFSGRSLAVLAVSPGENAAEGTRGTWVMHLEPQLRERIHRIYLYVPNIALILLPEIDAAEAQRVARSIAAGALPAIGPRYVGMALHPGDASTADKLIEVARQNLRQARPGGPALGTQAGGDGGEDKEPPIFGDKMQEPLNLLRRVVDARVLVLLLGETGTGKEVLAKLFHASGPRSKKPFVPINCGAIQESLLMSELFGHEKGAFTGADKDRLGAFREADGGTLFLDEIGELSSDAQKTLLRVLQDHAVTPVGSSRPHKVDVRIIAATHRKLAKMVDEGSFREDLYYRLSTFMVEIPPLRERKDDIEPLAEFFRRKANRENGRNVQGFSAEAMALLLAHRWPGNVRQMENVVVRAVLIAEGNLIQPEDLPKAVRLAQPEPATPSVGGLKAETEQLTQQFEKQRIQAVLQDTNWNRRKAAEKLGIPYPTLLRRMREYSIKPPKPEDS; encoded by the coding sequence ATGGCCTTCGAGCCGAACCTCGTCGAAGAGCCGACCTTCCGGAGCCAGCTCGAGGAGGAGCTGAGGCGAACTCGATTCTCGGGCCGGTCCCTTGCGGTCCTCGCGGTGAGCCCCGGAGAGAATGCGGCCGAGGGGACGCGGGGGACATGGGTGATGCATCTCGAACCGCAACTTCGGGAGAGGATTCATCGAATCTATCTGTACGTGCCGAACATCGCGCTGATCCTGCTCCCGGAGATCGACGCGGCCGAGGCGCAGAGGGTTGCGCGTAGCATCGCCGCCGGGGCCCTGCCGGCCATCGGTCCCCGCTACGTAGGGATGGCACTTCATCCAGGCGACGCGAGCACGGCGGACAAGCTCATCGAGGTGGCGCGTCAGAACCTGAGGCAGGCGCGCCCGGGGGGGCCCGCGCTGGGTACGCAGGCAGGAGGTGACGGCGGCGAAGACAAAGAGCCCCCGATCTTCGGCGACAAGATGCAGGAGCCGCTGAACCTGCTGCGGCGCGTTGTCGACGCACGCGTCCTGGTGCTCCTCCTCGGCGAAACCGGTACGGGCAAGGAGGTGCTGGCCAAACTCTTTCATGCGAGCGGGCCGCGGTCAAAGAAGCCGTTTGTCCCCATCAATTGCGGCGCGATCCAGGAATCGCTCCTCATGAGTGAGCTGTTTGGCCACGAGAAAGGCGCCTTCACCGGCGCCGACAAGGATCGGCTGGGCGCCTTCAGGGAGGCCGATGGCGGTACGCTGTTCCTCGACGAGATCGGGGAATTGTCGTCGGACGCGCAGAAGACGCTGCTCCGGGTGCTCCAGGACCACGCCGTCACCCCCGTGGGATCCTCGCGCCCGCACAAGGTCGACGTGCGGATCATCGCGGCGACGCACAGGAAGCTGGCAAAAATGGTCGACGAAGGCAGCTTCCGCGAAGATCTCTATTACCGGTTGAGCACCTTCATGGTGGAGATCCCGCCGCTGCGCGAGCGGAAAGACGACATCGAACCGCTCGCCGAGTTCTTCCGGAGAAAGGCCAACCGGGAGAATGGCCGGAACGTGCAGGGCTTCTCGGCCGAGGCCATGGCCCTGCTCCTCGCGCACCGCTGGCCGGGCAACGTGCGCCAGATGGAGAACGTCGTGGTAAGGGCGGTCTTGATCGCCGAGGGGAACCTGATCCAGCCAGAGGACCTGCCGAAGGCCGTACGCTTGGCGCAGCCCGAGCCGGCGACGCCGTCCGTTGGCGGATTGAAGGCGGAGACGGAGCAACTGACGCAGCAGTTCGAGAAGCAGCGGATCCAGGCTGTGTTGCAGGATACGAACTGGAACCGGCGCAAGGCGGCAGAGAAGCTTGGGATCCCCTACCCGACGCTGCTGCGCCGTATGAGGGAGTACAGCATCAAGCCCCCCAAGCCGGAGGACAGTTGA
- a CDS encoding serine/threonine-protein kinase: protein MSEQPLKAPPPPPFFGPYQTTGTTLGKGGMGVVYEATHVHTGEVVAIKTLHGGAASSQDLDAIRHEIRALRRLRHPGIVPVVDHGDQDGVPWMAMQCLRGRTLHDHLRALWTNTGASPVLVHLLTLIRRLCAPLAYLHGEGLVHRDLKPRNVFLQDDDRPVLVDLGIATRFGGAAGREELDIGTWAGTLAYMAPEQLQGELVDARADLYALGCILHECVTGKPPFVAPMSVVRAQHLDHPPSPPSLHNPAIPRELDTLILRLLAKVPEDRLGYAVDVGAALVALGAKAEPEAPLQPYLYRPPFEGRKEAKAALEKAVYSVAHERRGGLWLVRGESGMGKTRLVMELGPTINRLRNDPSLTMNVLTATCPSPGAGAAPLSPLRPWLRTAADLVRHSREEADHVFGPRGRILSRYEPTLLQLPGQDEQPEPPPLAPEKARARVVRSMLEVLRALAAQGPVLFVLDDVQWADDLTLDVLEAFANADLAQYGTLLVATYRSEEESPAICELAKHRHVSTLALERLDAGSVVKIVAGMLAQREPPRAVLDALVHQANGNPFFISQYLHAALERGILRRDPDGRFCFDAHRAGAAIASLPLPETVEELIRARLDRLDAEGQALAQWAAVLGEDLDEALLLEGAKDKAAATAAFDTLLARRILEVTQAGRLRFFHDKLREIAYARIDLQARAAWHGRAGEALAARFGRAKEKAATLGHHFDRAGIYEKATQYFARAAVCAPDVNSAIPLYEAALATLRKTASTEARRAEMARLHERRGDALTLLAKYEDARAAYTAALEANPEARPVDRARRLRKRGTAWQLNVAFPEGLAQYDEAEAALGEGPRLKAWWNEWLRIQLERISIHYQLANVQETSRLRAAIDPVMEAWGTAKVRVHYFAALTQHNLRLERYACSAETSRYARKGVAAARRAGDTHELLGARFNLALIHWMGGRHEKAERELVDTLFEAKNNHVRDLQTRCSIYLATVMRAQGRVEQTEKRAQESLLLSQEENAQAYVGVAQGNLAWVALQRGNGAEAERLAQEAITRWMPRNTFPFQWVARMPLCAALFERGDLAGAIEQVNAVLAPNMQQRLPQRLALALAQAVDSFATGQTAQARRELRKALRLAEQRGYV, encoded by the coding sequence ATGAGCGAACAGCCTTTGAAAGCGCCCCCTCCCCCTCCCTTTTTTGGCCCCTATCAGACGACCGGTACGACGCTCGGCAAGGGCGGTATGGGCGTGGTGTACGAGGCCACGCACGTCCATACCGGCGAGGTCGTGGCCATCAAGACGTTGCACGGGGGAGCCGCGTCCTCCCAAGACCTCGATGCCATCCGCCACGAGATCCGCGCGCTGCGGCGGCTGCGCCACCCGGGGATCGTGCCCGTCGTCGACCACGGGGACCAGGACGGGGTGCCGTGGATGGCCATGCAATGCCTCCGCGGACGCACCCTGCACGACCACCTGCGCGCCCTCTGGACAAACACCGGGGCCTCGCCCGTGCTGGTCCACCTGCTCACGCTGATCCGCCGCCTCTGCGCGCCGCTCGCTTACCTGCACGGCGAGGGCCTGGTGCATCGCGATCTGAAGCCTCGAAACGTTTTCCTTCAAGACGACGACCGCCCGGTGCTCGTCGACCTCGGGATTGCCACGCGCTTCGGCGGCGCCGCCGGCCGGGAGGAGCTCGATATCGGGACGTGGGCGGGCACCTTGGCGTACATGGCGCCCGAGCAGCTCCAGGGCGAACTCGTCGACGCGCGCGCGGACCTTTATGCGCTCGGCTGCATCCTGCACGAATGCGTGACGGGCAAACCTCCCTTCGTGGCTCCGATGAGCGTCGTCCGCGCCCAGCACCTCGACCACCCACCCAGCCCTCCCTCGCTCCACAATCCGGCCATTCCCCGGGAGCTCGACACGCTCATCCTTCGGCTCCTCGCAAAGGTCCCCGAAGATCGGCTGGGCTACGCCGTCGATGTCGGCGCGGCGCTGGTCGCCCTGGGCGCCAAGGCAGAGCCCGAGGCGCCGTTGCAGCCCTACCTGTATCGGCCGCCGTTCGAAGGCCGCAAAGAGGCCAAGGCCGCGCTGGAGAAGGCGGTGTACAGCGTGGCGCACGAGCGGCGTGGCGGACTTTGGCTCGTTCGCGGCGAGAGCGGCATGGGGAAGACCCGGCTGGTCATGGAGCTCGGCCCCACGATTAACCGGCTGCGCAATGACCCCTCCCTCACGATGAACGTGCTCACGGCCACGTGCCCCTCCCCCGGCGCGGGCGCGGCCCCGCTCTCGCCTCTCCGCCCCTGGCTGCGCACCGCGGCCGATCTCGTGAGGCACTCCCGGGAGGAAGCGGATCACGTCTTTGGACCCCGCGGCCGTATCCTTTCGCGTTATGAGCCCACGCTGCTCCAGTTGCCGGGCCAGGACGAACAGCCGGAGCCCCCTCCCCTGGCGCCGGAGAAGGCACGCGCGCGGGTGGTCCGCTCAATGCTCGAGGTGCTCCGGGCGCTCGCGGCGCAAGGGCCGGTTCTCTTCGTGCTCGACGATGTGCAATGGGCCGACGACCTGACGCTCGACGTGCTCGAAGCCTTCGCAAACGCCGATCTCGCCCAGTACGGGACCCTTCTCGTGGCCACCTACCGCAGCGAGGAAGAGAGCCCCGCGATCTGCGAACTGGCAAAACACAGGCACGTCTCGACCCTCGCGTTGGAGCGGCTGGATGCCGGGAGCGTGGTCAAGATCGTGGCCGGGATGCTCGCGCAGCGCGAGCCGCCCCGCGCCGTGCTCGACGCGCTCGTGCACCAGGCGAACGGCAATCCGTTTTTCATTTCGCAGTATCTCCACGCCGCCCTGGAGAGGGGCATTTTGCGGCGGGATCCCGACGGTCGATTTTGCTTCGACGCCCATCGCGCCGGCGCGGCCATCGCGTCGCTGCCGCTGCCGGAGACGGTGGAAGAGCTGATCAGGGCCCGGCTCGATAGGCTCGACGCCGAGGGGCAGGCGCTCGCACAATGGGCGGCGGTGCTGGGGGAGGATCTCGACGAGGCGCTCCTTCTTGAAGGCGCCAAGGACAAGGCCGCTGCCACCGCGGCGTTCGATACGCTGCTGGCGCGGAGGATCCTGGAGGTGACCCAGGCCGGCCGGCTGCGCTTCTTCCACGACAAGCTCCGCGAGATCGCTTATGCGCGGATCGATTTGCAGGCGCGGGCCGCGTGGCACGGGCGCGCGGGGGAGGCGCTCGCGGCGCGCTTCGGGAGAGCAAAGGAGAAGGCGGCGACGCTCGGGCATCACTTCGATCGCGCGGGGATATACGAGAAGGCCACCCAATACTTTGCCAGGGCCGCGGTGTGCGCCCCGGATGTCAACAGCGCCATCCCCCTCTACGAGGCGGCCCTCGCCACGCTGCGGAAGACGGCGAGCACCGAGGCCAGGCGGGCCGAAATGGCCCGTCTCCACGAGCGGCGTGGTGATGCGCTGACGCTTCTTGCGAAGTACGAGGACGCACGGGCGGCGTACACCGCCGCGCTGGAGGCGAACCCCGAGGCGCGGCCTGTCGACCGAGCCCGGAGGCTGCGCAAGCGCGGTACGGCCTGGCAACTGAACGTAGCATTCCCCGAGGGGCTCGCCCAGTACGACGAGGCGGAGGCCGCGCTCGGGGAGGGGCCGCGGTTGAAGGCGTGGTGGAACGAATGGCTGAGGATCCAACTGGAGCGAATTTCGATCCATTACCAACTGGCCAACGTGCAGGAGACTTCCCGGCTCCGCGCCGCGATCGATCCGGTGATGGAAGCATGGGGGACGGCCAAGGTGCGCGTGCATTACTTCGCGGCGCTGACGCAGCACAATCTTCGGCTGGAGCGATACGCGTGCTCTGCCGAGACGTCGCGTTACGCCCGAAAAGGCGTGGCGGCCGCGCGAAGGGCTGGCGACACACACGAGCTGCTCGGCGCGCGGTTCAACCTCGCCCTCATCCACTGGATGGGCGGCAGGCATGAGAAGGCCGAGCGCGAGCTGGTCGATACACTCTTCGAGGCCAAAAACAATCACGTTCGTGACCTCCAGACGCGTTGCTCGATCTACCTCGCGACGGTGATGAGGGCCCAGGGCCGGGTCGAGCAGACGGAGAAGCGTGCGCAGGAGAGCCTCCTCTTGTCCCAAGAAGAGAACGCGCAGGCGTACGTCGGGGTCGCGCAGGGAAACCTGGCATGGGTCGCACTCCAGCGCGGAAATGGCGCGGAGGCTGAACGGCTGGCGCAGGAGGCGATCACACGATGGATGCCGCGCAACACGTTCCCCTTCCAGTGGGTGGCTAGAATGCCGCTGTGCGCCGCGCTGTTCGAGCGGGGCGATCTGGCAGGGGCCATCGAGCAGGTCAACGCCGTGCTCGCGCCGAATATGCAACAACGACTGCCGCAGCGCCTCGCGCTCGCGCTCGCGCAGGCGGTCGATTCTTTCGCCACGGGCCAGACAGCCCAGGCACGGCGCGAGCTGCGCAAAGCGCTCCGCCTCGCCGAGCAGCGCGGCTACGTGTGA
- a CDS encoding DUF4386 domain-containing protein, protein MHTALETTDHASGIHTPAPSIYARIAGLAYLLAIVPPVLNLVLIQPHLVRAGDVVGTAARIASHPTLFRLGLALDLLMFAAVLLLSAAHYAVLATVDRNLSLVALVFRASEAVLGCVTVLAGALVPVLADGRAALDAAQAAALIDLLLRVRAVGMDYLLVLMCLGAIPFCWLFYTSRYIPRRLSGCGIACYALILLGSLTNILTPRYAGWTALAFAPGTLFELTIGGWLLLRGVSVEHGNPHRRQGAS, encoded by the coding sequence ATGCACACCGCCCTCGAGACCACCGACCACGCGTCCGGCATCCACACACCGGCGCCCTCGATCTACGCCAGGATCGCGGGCCTGGCCTATCTGCTCGCGATCGTGCCCCCGGTCCTCAACCTCGTCTTGATCCAGCCTCACCTCGTCCGGGCGGGGGACGTCGTCGGGACGGCCGCCAGGATCGCGAGCCACCCGACGCTCTTCCGCCTCGGCCTCGCGCTCGACCTCCTGATGTTCGCGGCCGTCCTGCTCTTGTCGGCCGCGCACTACGCGGTCCTCGCGACGGTCGACAGGAACCTCTCGCTCGTCGCGCTCGTGTTCCGCGCCTCGGAGGCCGTCCTGGGGTGCGTCACGGTGCTCGCCGGGGCCCTCGTCCCCGTGCTGGCGGACGGCCGCGCCGCGCTCGACGCCGCGCAGGCCGCCGCGCTGATCGACCTGCTCCTGAGAGTCCGCGCGGTCGGCATGGACTACCTGCTGGTCCTGATGTGCCTGGGCGCGATCCCCTTCTGCTGGCTCTTCTACACGTCGCGCTACATTCCGCGGCGCCTGTCCGGCTGCGGGATCGCGTGCTACGCGCTGATCCTCCTAGGGTCGCTCACGAACATCCTCACGCCGCGGTACGCCGGCTGGACGGCGCTGGCCTTCGCGCCAGGAACGCTCTTCGAGCTCACGATCGGCGGCTGGCTCCTGCTCCGGGGCGTGAGCGTCGAGCACGGGAACCCGCACCGGCGGCAGGGCGCGAGCTAG
- a CDS encoding recombinase zinc beta ribbon domain-containing protein, whose translation MPHLRIVDDELWFAVQARAQAQEHRETRRGAGRPARHLLSGLARCGQCGGPMTVTNGKRSYETVKVYGCAYSRDRGKAVCTNTLRRPVDGINDAVARWISHTVLSEELLLDVIQHVRILLAERTTKTTTDLPRMEKEATRLRTEIDRLVTALATIDQKPEAVIRAIADRQEELSALEARLRGAKAAPEAIQLELRRMEAEARQRLDELKGTLTRKPEQAREVISMLFEGPIKLTPIETPEGKRFWVEGAANLWALFAAGCLKSASPAGFEPA comes from the coding sequence GTGCCCCATCTCCGGATCGTCGACGATGAGCTCTGGTTCGCCGTCCAGGCCCGGGCACAGGCGCAAGAGCACCGCGAGACCAGGCGTGGCGCCGGGCGGCCCGCGCGCCACCTCCTGTCAGGCCTTGCCCGCTGCGGTCAGTGCGGCGGACCGATGACCGTAACGAACGGCAAACGCAGCTACGAGACCGTGAAGGTCTACGGCTGCGCCTACAGCCGCGATCGAGGCAAGGCCGTCTGTACGAACACCCTGCGCCGGCCTGTGGACGGCATCAACGACGCCGTCGCCCGGTGGATCTCCCACACCGTTCTGTCCGAGGAGCTCCTTCTCGACGTGATCCAGCACGTGCGGATCCTCCTCGCCGAGCGGACGACCAAGACGACGACGGACCTACCGCGGATGGAGAAGGAAGCCACGCGGCTCCGGACCGAGATCGATCGTCTCGTCACGGCCCTGGCGACGATCGACCAGAAGCCCGAGGCCGTGATCCGCGCCATCGCCGACCGTCAAGAGGAGCTCTCCGCGCTCGAGGCCCGGCTCCGCGGGGCCAAGGCAGCGCCCGAGGCGATCCAGCTCGAACTCCGGCGGATGGAGGCGGAGGCCCGGCAACGGCTCGATGAGCTGAAGGGCACCCTGACCCGCAAGCCCGAGCAGGCCCGCGAGGTGATCAGCATGCTCTTCGAGGGCCCGATCAAGCTCACGCCGATCGAGACCCCCGAAGGGAAGCGGTTCTGGGTGGAGGGAGCCGCGAACCTGTGGGCCCTGTTCGCGGCTGGATGTCTTAAATCAGCGTCCCCAGCGGGATTCGAACCCGCGTAA
- a CDS encoding LysR family transcriptional regulator produces the protein MVLRGLGVQAPAEPGWVRGVARASIDSVHALCENAEVDWDDLRYVLAIARDRTLSRAAESLGASHTTVGRRVRAIEQALGARLFDQTPDGFVPTSAGQDIAEVAERMEAEVLALEGRVLGRDVRLQGSLRVATMDILFRSYRDAFASFLARYPSVELTVTSSNDEVSLTRREADVALRMTNSPPEYLVGRKVGRVDFAVYGSRALVERLGPDAGYGDYPWIHWDERLNMRWLDEWLARNAPGARIAMRMDVSSMVLREAVAAGLGVHFLACFEGDADPTLTRVGPVDPRFGRDVWLLTLPDLRSTSRVRAFMDHMDESTRASRTGAATAE, from the coding sequence ATGGTGCTCCGTGGGCTCGGCGTGCAAGCGCCGGCGGAGCCAGGGTGGGTGCGCGGGGTCGCGCGGGCCAGCATCGATTCCGTGCACGCGTTGTGCGAAAATGCAGAGGTGGACTGGGACGACCTTCGATATGTGCTCGCGATCGCGCGCGACCGGACCCTGAGCCGCGCCGCCGAGAGCCTGGGCGCGAGTCATACGACGGTCGGACGCCGGGTGCGCGCGATCGAGCAGGCGCTGGGCGCGCGCCTCTTCGATCAGACCCCGGACGGGTTCGTGCCCACGAGCGCGGGGCAGGACATCGCCGAGGTCGCCGAGCGGATGGAGGCCGAGGTGCTCGCGCTCGAGGGACGGGTCCTCGGGCGAGACGTGCGGCTCCAGGGCAGCCTCCGCGTGGCGACCATGGACATCCTGTTTCGCAGCTACCGCGACGCGTTCGCGTCGTTCCTGGCCCGCTATCCGAGCGTCGAGCTGACCGTCACGTCCAGCAACGACGAGGTGTCGCTCACGCGGCGCGAGGCCGACGTCGCCCTCCGGATGACGAACTCGCCGCCGGAGTACCTCGTGGGCCGCAAGGTGGGGCGCGTGGACTTCGCGGTCTACGGGAGCCGCGCGCTGGTCGAGCGGCTGGGTCCGGACGCCGGCTACGGCGACTACCCCTGGATCCACTGGGACGAGCGGCTGAACATGCGCTGGCTCGATGAGTGGCTGGCCCGCAACGCCCCCGGCGCGCGGATCGCGATGCGCATGGACGTGAGCTCGATGGTGCTGCGCGAGGCCGTCGCCGCGGGCCTCGGCGTGCACTTCCTCGCCTGCTTCGAGGGCGACGCGGATCCCACGCTGACGCGCGTGGGGCCCGTCGATCCGCGCTTCGGCCGGGACGTATGGCTGCTCACCCTGCCTGACCTTCGCAGCACGAGCCGCGTCCGCGCCTTCATGGACCACATGGACGAATCCACGCGCGCGAGCCGCACCGGCGCGGCAACGGCCGAGTAG